One genomic segment of Petrotoga olearia DSM 13574 includes these proteins:
- a CDS encoding NADH-dependent [FeFe] hydrogenase, group A6, which yields MPKVYINGNEFEASENDTVLTAVQKFGGYIPTLCYMNLKDVNIENKPSSCRVCMVEIEGRRTLAPACTTPVFEGIKIKTHSRMAVEARRTAVQLLLSDHPQDCLKCPKNGDCELQKIAAELHVVNNPYFGKTANYDQDISAAIIRDPNKCIMCRRCETMCNDFQTVGVLSAIDRGFGAVVKPSFDLPLEETTCTFCGQCAAVCPTGALVERSYIDEVWKELENEEKHVVVQTAPAVRVALAEEFGYEPGTISTGKMVGVLKLMGFDKVFDTNFGADLTIMEEATEFKERLENEGFLPMLTSCCPGWVKFIEHQFPNLLEMPSSAKSPQQMFGAIAKSYYAQKNNIDPKNITVVSIMPCLAKKYEAAREEINASPEYRDVDYVLTTRELAKMIKEAGINFKAVPEREYDSPLGESTGAAAIFGRTGGVAEAALRTAYEWITGSELKAVEFEQLHGYESIRVAEVELNGKKLRVGVAYGLGNARKLLEDVQSGKIELHLIEIMACPGGCVGGGGQPYHHGDLNVIKKRIDALNVVDKSKIIRKSHENPSIVRLYNEYLEKPGSEKSHQLLHTHYMEREWL from the coding sequence ATGCCTAAAGTATATATAAATGGCAATGAATTTGAGGCTTCCGAAAACGATACCGTCTTAACGGCTGTTCAAAAATTTGGGGGCTATATACCAACACTTTGTTATATGAACTTAAAGGATGTCAATATAGAAAATAAGCCTTCTTCATGTCGAGTCTGTATGGTTGAAATAGAGGGAAGAAGAACGTTGGCTCCTGCTTGTACAACACCAGTGTTTGAAGGAATTAAAATAAAGACACATTCGAGAATGGCGGTAGAAGCTCGAAGAACAGCCGTTCAATTGTTGTTATCCGATCATCCACAAGATTGTCTAAAATGTCCAAAAAATGGTGATTGCGAACTACAAAAAATTGCTGCTGAACTGCACGTTGTGAACAATCCTTACTTTGGGAAAACAGCTAATTATGATCAAGATATCTCTGCAGCGATAATTAGGGATCCTAACAAATGTATCATGTGCAGAAGATGCGAAACCATGTGTAACGATTTTCAAACGGTTGGTGTTCTCTCAGCAATAGACAGAGGTTTTGGCGCAGTTGTCAAACCTTCTTTTGACTTGCCTTTAGAAGAAACAACCTGTACATTCTGTGGACAATGCGCGGCTGTCTGTCCTACAGGGGCGTTAGTTGAGAGATCTTACATAGATGAAGTATGGAAAGAATTGGAGAATGAAGAGAAACATGTTGTAGTTCAAACCGCTCCTGCAGTGAGAGTAGCCTTAGCGGAAGAATTCGGTTACGAACCTGGAACTATTTCTACTGGGAAGATGGTTGGAGTTTTAAAACTAATGGGTTTTGATAAGGTCTTCGATACCAATTTTGGAGCAGATTTAACCATAATGGAGGAAGCCACCGAGTTCAAAGAAAGGTTAGAAAATGAAGGTTTTTTACCTATGTTGACCTCTTGTTGTCCTGGATGGGTTAAATTTATCGAACATCAATTCCCTAATTTGCTTGAGATGCCTTCTTCTGCGAAGTCCCCTCAACAGATGTTTGGGGCAATTGCAAAGAGTTATTACGCACAAAAAAATAATATTGATCCAAAAAATATAACCGTTGTATCTATAATGCCTTGTTTGGCAAAAAAATATGAAGCAGCTCGAGAAGAAATAAATGCCTCACCTGAATACAGGGATGTTGATTATGTATTGACTACTAGAGAACTGGCAAAAATGATCAAAGAAGCAGGAATTAATTTCAAAGCTGTCCCTGAAAGGGAGTACGACAGTCCTTTAGGAGAATCCACGGGCGCCGCGGCTATCTTTGGAAGAACAGGTGGAGTTGCAGAGGCGGCTTTAAGAACTGCTTATGAATGGATTACTGGAAGCGAGTTAAAAGCAGTTGAATTTGAACAGCTTCACGGGTATGAGTCTATAAGAGTTGCGGAAGTAGAATTAAATGGGAAAAAATTAAGAGTTGGAGTTGCTTATGGCTTGGGTAATGCACGAAAGCTTTTAGAAGATGTTCAATCTGGTAAGATAGAATTGCATTTAATCGAAATTATGGCTTGCCCAGGGGGATGTGTCGGAGGCGGTGGCCAACCATACCATCATGGTGATCTCAACGTTATTAAAAAGAGAATAGATGCTTTGAATGTTGTTGACAAATCAAAGATCATTCGAAAGTCCCATGAAAACCCGTCAATTGTTAGACTATACAACGAATATTTGGAAAAACCTGGAAGCGAAAAATCACATCAATTATTGCATACGCATTATATGGAAAGAGAATGGCTTTAA
- a CDS encoding complex I 24 kDa subunit family protein has protein sequence MEELLESKLKDVKTYLDSIDLNDKTEEERRSLLIEVLHKVQENLGYIPIEVQKLVARKLEIPSSQVYGVVTFYNFFTTKPKGKYPISVCLGTACYVGGANELLDEFKKILNVEEEEVTEDGLFSIHPVRCLGACGLAPVVKIGEKVHGRLKRNDVRKIIRDYRAKEK, from the coding sequence ATGGAAGAACTTCTTGAGAGCAAATTAAAAGACGTGAAAACTTATCTTGATTCAATCGATTTGAACGATAAAACTGAAGAAGAAAGAAGAAGTTTGCTAATTGAAGTTTTGCATAAAGTTCAGGAAAATCTAGGATATATTCCAATTGAAGTGCAAAAATTAGTAGCTAGAAAATTGGAGATTCCTTCTTCTCAAGTTTATGGTGTTGTAACTTTTTATAACTTTTTCACCACAAAGCCTAAAGGGAAATATCCTATAAGCGTATGCCTAGGAACAGCTTGTTACGTAGGCGGAGCAAATGAACTCTTAGACGAATTCAAAAAGATTTTAAATGTTGAAGAAGAAGAGGTAACCGAGGATGGATTATTTTCCATTCATCCCGTTAGATGTTTAGGTGCATGTGGTTTGGCACCTGTCGTAAAAATAGGGGAAAAAGTACATGGAAGACTTAAAAGAAACGATGTTAGAAAAATAATTAGAGATTATAGAGCCAAAGAAAAATAG
- a CDS encoding SDR family NAD(P)-dependent oxidoreductase: MAGRLEGKVAIIXLVNNAGIFPRGGVEDASEEEWDRVMNINAKSQFLGIKYVLPAMKKATKGSIINISSVAGIVGTGMAVAYHASKGASRLLTKTVAVELAKYNIRVNSIHPGIIRTAMTEDILQDEQTSKQFLGTTPLGRAAEPEEVAYGALFLASDESSFMTGSELVIDGGWTAL; this comes from the coding sequence ATGGCAGGAAGGTTGGAAGGAAAAGTCGCTATTATTNNATTAGTAAACAACGCTGGTATTTTCCCTAGGGGCGGAGTAGAAGATGCATCAGAAGAAGAATGGGATCGTGTAATGAACATAAACGCAAAGAGTCAATTTTTGGGTATAAAGTATGTTTTGCCAGCAATGAAGAAAGCAACAAAAGGTTCTATAATCAACATTTCTTCCGTTGCTGGAATCGTAGGTACAGGAATGGCTGTAGCGTACCATGCTTCAAAAGGTGCATCAAGATTGTTAACAAAAACAGTTGCAGTCGAGCTTGCTAAATACAACATTAGGGTGAATTCAATACATCCTGGTATAATAAGAACGGCTATGACCGAAGATATTTTGCAAGATGAACAAACCTCTAAACAGTTTCTTGGAACTACCCCACTAGGTAGGGCTGCTGAACCTGAAGAAGTTGCATATGGAGCTTTGTTCTTAGCTTCCGATGAATCCTCGTTCATGACAGGTTCTGAATTAGTTATTGATGGTGGATGGACTGCATTATAA
- a CDS encoding Gfo/Idh/MocA family protein — MFKRLTYGMVGGSKDSQIGIVHRKAINLHGKAELVCGSFSRNFKNTLATGKELKIDEKRLYRNYEEMAEEESKRSDKIDFVSIVTPNSSHYEVAKKFLESGINVMCEKPLTITLKEAEELKHLARKNNLLFAVAYSYTGYSMLRYARELIKRGEIGEVRFINGRYISEWMAKVPFAGKNSRHEWRSDPKVSGLSNCVADIGVHVDNVVSFLTGLKIKALTARMDKFVEPDRLDDNASILINYDNGAEGIYWTSQIAVGHENTLDIGIYGAKGSIEWSQEHANYLKISKVNHPFITLSRGSEEVDDFIKNDYVTPGGHQEGYVEAFARVYDKFINAISKRKKGALLEQIDLDFPTVEDGVKGMRFIEKCIESAEKGASWVEF; from the coding sequence ATGTTCAAAAGATTGACTTACGGAATGGTAGGTGGAAGTAAAGACTCTCAAATAGGTATAGTCCACAGAAAAGCTATAAATCTTCATGGTAAGGCAGAATTAGTTTGTGGAAGTTTTTCAAGAAACTTCAAAAACACTTTGGCAACAGGAAAAGAGTTAAAAATCGATGAGAAAAGATTGTACAGAAATTATGAAGAAATGGCGGAGGAAGAGTCTAAAAGATCCGATAAAATAGATTTTGTATCCATTGTTACACCCAACAGTTCACATTATGAAGTGGCAAAAAAATTTTTAGAATCTGGAATAAATGTGATGTGTGAAAAGCCTTTAACAATAACTCTAAAAGAAGCTGAAGAACTAAAACACTTAGCAAGAAAAAACAACCTACTTTTTGCTGTTGCTTACTCCTATACGGGTTATTCTATGTTAAGATATGCACGGGAGTTAATTAAAAGAGGGGAAATAGGTGAAGTTAGATTTATCAATGGTCGATACATAAGTGAATGGATGGCAAAAGTCCCATTTGCCGGTAAAAATTCTCGCCATGAATGGAGATCAGATCCAAAAGTTTCAGGTTTATCCAACTGCGTTGCAGATATCGGAGTACATGTTGATAACGTGGTTTCTTTCCTAACAGGGTTAAAGATAAAGGCATTAACCGCCAGAATGGACAAGTTTGTTGAGCCAGATAGACTTGATGATAATGCATCTATACTAATAAATTACGATAATGGGGCAGAAGGAATATACTGGACGTCTCAAATTGCTGTGGGACATGAAAATACTTTGGATATCGGTATATATGGGGCAAAGGGATCTATAGAATGGTCACAAGAACACGCAAATTACTTGAAGATCTCAAAAGTGAATCATCCTTTTATAACCTTATCAAGAGGAAGCGAAGAGGTTGATGATTTTATTAAAAATGATTATGTGACTCCTGGTGGGCATCAGGAAGGTTATGTTGAAGCCTTTGCAAGGGTATACGATAAGTTTATAAACGCTATTTCAAAAAGAAAAAAAGGAGCGCTTTTAGAGCAAATAGACTTAGATTTTCCCACTGTAGAAGACGGAGTAAAAGGTATGCGATTTATAGAAAAGTGTATAGAAAGTGCAGAAAAAGGCGCTAGTTGGGTAGAGTTTTGA
- a CDS encoding Gfo/Idh/MocA family protein, whose amino-acid sequence MSKKITYGMVGGSIDSMIGEAHRNAILLDGRASIVSGCFSRDYKKTLKTGKKWDIKKDRLYENYLEMAEEESKKKNKIDFVVIATPNASHYEIAKTFLGKGINVVCDKPLTTTVKEAEELKQLSDDNDLLLCVTYSYVGYPVISLARHKIEKDELGEIRFVNVQYIQGWLAKKIEDENKQAQWRLDPNQSGLANTTADIGSHVENMVSYLVGKEIDSLCARLDTFVESRKLDDNSTVMINFKDKSKGLLFMSQIAIGENNNFNVSVYGSQATLKWSFKQANKLTILHEDHEEEIIQNVDGIPGTNIGFKNTYTAFITDLINKKNGEIITNDNAHFQSVNAGLRGMRFIEKCVESSKNGGIWVKF is encoded by the coding sequence ATGTCAAAAAAAATAACGTACGGAATGGTTGGGGGATCAATTGATTCTATGATAGGTGAGGCACATAGAAATGCAATATTATTAGATGGAAGGGCAAGTATAGTTAGCGGATGTTTTTCAAGGGATTATAAAAAAACATTAAAAACAGGCAAAAAATGGGACATAAAGAAAGATAGATTGTACGAAAATTACTTAGAAATGGCTGAAGAGGAGAGCAAAAAGAAAAATAAAATTGATTTTGTAGTTATTGCGACTCCGAATGCTTCCCATTATGAAATTGCTAAAACCTTCTTAGGAAAAGGGATAAACGTTGTATGCGATAAACCCCTTACAACAACGGTAAAAGAAGCTGAAGAGTTAAAACAGTTATCAGATGATAACGATCTTTTGTTGTGTGTGACGTATTCATATGTGGGGTATCCGGTGATTTCATTAGCAAGGCACAAAATAGAAAAAGATGAGTTGGGTGAAATAAGGTTCGTTAACGTACAATACATTCAGGGATGGCTTGCTAAAAAGATCGAAGATGAAAATAAACAAGCTCAATGGAGATTGGATCCAAACCAAAGTGGTTTGGCTAATACTACCGCCGACATAGGCAGTCATGTGGAAAACATGGTTTCATATCTTGTTGGAAAAGAAATCGATAGTTTATGTGCTCGACTCGATACTTTTGTTGAATCGAGAAAATTAGACGACAACTCTACTGTGATGATAAATTTTAAAGATAAAAGTAAGGGTTTACTTTTCATGTCTCAAATCGCTATTGGAGAGAACAACAATTTCAATGTTTCCGTGTATGGGTCTCAAGCTACATTGAAATGGAGTTTTAAGCAGGCAAACAAATTAACAATTTTGCATGAAGACCACGAAGAAGAGATAATTCAAAATGTTGATGGAATTCCTGGAACAAACATAGGTTTCAAAAATACTTATACCGCATTTATCACCGATTTAATAAATAAAAAGAACGGTGAAATTATAACCAACGATAATGCCCATTTCCAAAGTGTAAATGCGGGATTAAGAGGGATGAGGTTTATTGAAAAATGTGTAGAAAGTTCAAAAAATGGAGGCATTTGGGTCAAATTTTAA
- a CDS encoding SDR family NAD(P)-dependent oxidoreductase, with translation MAGRLEGKVAIIXLVNNAGILSMNGVEDVSEEEWDRVMNINAKSQFLGIKYVLPAMKKATKGSIINISSIYGIIGSGAAVAYHASKGASRLLTKTVAAELAKYNIRVNSIHPGVIRTPMTDEILKDEQAAKGLLGTTVLGRPAEPEEVANGALFLASDESSFMTGSELVIDGGYTAL, from the coding sequence ATGGCAGGAAGATTGGAAGGAAAAGTCGCTATTATTNNATTAGTAAACAACGCTGGTATTTTGAGTATGAACGGAGTAGAGGACGTATCAGAAGAAGAATGGGATCGTGTAATGAACATAAACGCAAAGAGTCAATTTTTGGGTATAAAGTACGTGTTACCAGCAATGAAGAAAGCAACAAAAGGTTCTATAATCAACATTTCATCTATTTATGGAATTATAGGTAGTGGAGCTGCTGTTGCGTATCATGCTTCAAAAGGTGCATCGAGATTGTTAACAAAAACAGTTGCAGCTGAACTTGCTAAATACAACATTAGGGTAAACTCTATACATCCTGGTGTAATAAGAACACCAATGACTGATGAAATACTAAAAGACGAACAAGCGGCTAAAGGACTTCTTGGAACTACCGTACTAGGTAGGCCTGCTGAACCTGAAGAAGTTGCCAATGGAGCTTTGTTCTTAGCTTCCGATGAATCCTCGTTCATGACAGGTTCTGAATTGGTTATTGATGGAGGATACACTGCATTATAA
- the ackA gene encoding acetate kinase codes for MKVLVINSGSSSIKYQLLEMDTEKVLAKGLVERIGIEGSRIIHRKNEEKYVIEKAIKNHEEGLKEVLDLLTSEDYKVISSLNEIDAVGHRVVHGGERFSSSVIIDKDSLDTIEMMSFLAPLHNPANVMGIKAAMELLPNVPQVGVFDTSFHQTMPKTSFLYAIPYEYYEKYKIRRYGFHGTSHKYVSKRAAEILNKDIKTLKIITSHIGNGASIAAVKNGESFDTSMGFTPLEGLVMGTRSGDIDPAIVSFLAQEEGLTTKEVVEILNNKSGVYGITKGFSSDMRDIEDKALEGDKVCRLALDIYEYRIAKYIGAYAAAMNGVDVIVFTAGVGENSPVTREEICEKYLTYLGVKIDKEKNNFKGLERVISTPDSKVEVLVVPTNEELMIARETKELVSTKN; via the coding sequence ATGAAAGTTTTGGTAATCAACTCAGGAAGTTCTTCGATTAAATATCAACTTCTTGAAATGGATACAGAAAAAGTTTTAGCCAAAGGATTGGTTGAAAGAATAGGCATAGAAGGATCAAGAATTATCCACAGAAAAAACGAGGAAAAATATGTTATAGAGAAGGCTATAAAAAATCATGAAGAAGGTTTAAAAGAAGTTTTAGATCTCTTAACTTCTGAAGACTACAAGGTTATTTCGTCTCTAAACGAAATAGATGCAGTTGGACACAGAGTGGTACATGGGGGTGAAAGGTTTTCTTCTTCTGTCATTATTGACAAAGATTCTTTGGATACAATTGAAATGATGTCATTTTTGGCACCTTTGCATAATCCCGCAAACGTGATGGGTATAAAAGCTGCGATGGAACTTTTACCAAACGTGCCACAAGTTGGGGTGTTTGATACTTCTTTCCACCAAACTATGCCAAAAACTTCTTTCTTGTATGCTATTCCTTATGAATACTACGAAAAATACAAGATACGACGTTATGGGTTTCATGGTACAAGCCATAAATATGTTTCCAAAAGAGCAGCGGAAATTTTGAATAAAGACATAAAAACGCTCAAAATTATAACCTCACACATTGGAAATGGGGCATCCATTGCTGCTGTAAAAAATGGTGAATCTTTCGACACTTCAATGGGGTTCACTCCTTTAGAGGGATTGGTAATGGGAACAAGAAGTGGAGATATAGATCCTGCTATAGTTTCGTTTTTAGCTCAGGAAGAGGGATTGACGACAAAAGAAGTAGTAGAAATATTGAACAATAAAAGTGGAGTATATGGAATAACGAAAGGTTTCTCAAGTGATATGAGGGATATTGAAGATAAGGCTTTGGAAGGAGACAAAGTTTGTAGGCTTGCACTTGATATTTATGAGTACAGGATAGCCAAATATATTGGAGCTTATGCGGCAGCGATGAACGGGGTAGATGTTATCGTTTTTACTGCTGGTGTAGGAGAGAATTCTCCAGTAACAAGGGAAGAAATATGTGAAAAGTATTTAACTTATCTTGGTGTAAAGATAGATAAAGAGAAAAACAATTTTAAAGGCTTAGAAAGGGTTATAAGTACTCCTGATTCTAAGGTTGAGGTGTTGGTGGTTCCAACAAATGAAGAACTAATGATAGCAAGAGAAACAAAAGAATTGGTTTCAACCAAAAATTAA
- the metA gene encoding homoserine O-acetyltransferase MetA — translation MPIKIPENLPATEVLRKENIFIMTEERAIHQDIRPLEIVILNLMPNKIVTETQLLRLLSNTPLQINVVLLRMVSHNHKNVSEEYLDTFYKSFDQINHRKFDGLIITGAPVETLDFEQVDYWEELKEVMEWSKKNVFSTLHICWGAQAGLYYHFGINKYHVSKKIFGVFEHSVSCEDSPLVRGFDDTFWVPHSRHTQIKREDIEPIKELIILAESKKAGVYLVERKDGRQVFVTGHPEYDPEVLKKEYYRDLNKGVDIDIPANYFPHDDPEKRPVVRWRSHAYILFNNWLNYYVYQQTPYILDNIDEAIF, via the coding sequence GTGCCTATAAAAATACCTGAAAATCTTCCAGCTACAGAAGTATTGAGAAAAGAAAACATATTTATAATGACTGAAGAGAGGGCGATACATCAAGATATAAGACCTTTAGAGATTGTTATTTTGAATCTAATGCCGAACAAAATCGTTACTGAAACACAGCTATTACGATTACTTAGTAATACTCCTTTGCAAATAAATGTGGTGCTTTTAAGGATGGTATCGCACAACCATAAAAACGTATCAGAAGAGTACTTAGACACCTTTTATAAATCTTTTGATCAGATAAATCACAGAAAGTTCGATGGATTGATCATTACAGGAGCCCCTGTTGAAACTCTTGATTTTGAACAAGTGGATTATTGGGAAGAGCTGAAAGAAGTGATGGAATGGTCAAAGAAAAATGTGTTTTCTACTCTTCATATTTGTTGGGGTGCTCAAGCGGGATTGTACTACCATTTTGGCATTAATAAATATCATGTATCAAAGAAAATATTTGGCGTATTCGAGCATTCGGTAAGTTGTGAAGATTCACCATTGGTTAGAGGATTTGATGATACGTTTTGGGTTCCTCATTCTAGACATACCCAAATCAAAAGGGAAGATATAGAACCTATAAAAGAACTTATAATTTTAGCCGAATCGAAAAAAGCCGGTGTTTATCTAGTTGAAAGAAAAGATGGTAGGCAAGTATTTGTTACGGGGCACCCAGAATACGATCCAGAGGTTTTAAAAAAAGAATATTATCGGGATTTAAATAAAGGTGTGGATATAGATATCCCAGCGAACTACTTTCCGCATGATGATCCAGAAAAACGTCCTGTCGTAAGATGGCGAAGTCATGCTTATATTTTATTCAATAATTGGTTAAATTACTATGTTTATCAACAAACCCCATACATCCTTGATAATATTGACGAGGCAATTTTTTAA
- a CDS encoding O-acetylhomoserine aminocarboxypropyltransferase/cysteine synthase family protein, giving the protein MEERNHNFDTLMVHAGYEKDPTTGANVVPIYQTSSYTFEDSAHALRLFNMEETGNIYTRIMNPTTDVLEKRVAALEGGVGALTTSSGQAAEAIAVLNIMKEGDEILTSSSLYGGTFTLFKNSLSRFGIKPVFFDVDDMNSLKNKINNKTKAVYVETIGNPELSVPEFEGISKIAHENGIPLIVDNTFATPYLCKPFEFGADIVVHSLTKYLNGHGNSIGGIIVDSGSFDWNNGKFSMLTEEDPAFHGISFYEKFGNAAYISKARFQWLRDLGASISPFNSFLTLQGIETLSLRMERHCSNAMKIAEFLSEDSRVSWVNYSGLKNHKTHENAVKYLKHGFGGILSFGVKGGVEAGKRFIEGLRIFSHVANVGDVRSLAVHPASTTHGQLSEEEQFASGVSPDMIRLSVGIEDIDDLIEDIDSALTKATKNH; this is encoded by the coding sequence ATGGAAGAAAGGAATCACAACTTCGATACTTTAATGGTTCATGCAGGTTATGAAAAAGATCCAACTACAGGGGCTAACGTAGTACCAATTTACCAGACTTCATCTTATACCTTTGAAGATTCAGCTCATGCCCTTAGGCTTTTCAACATGGAAGAAACCGGGAACATATATACACGTATAATGAACCCAACGACCGATGTATTGGAGAAAAGGGTTGCGGCATTGGAAGGCGGTGTGGGTGCTTTAACTACTTCCTCGGGGCAGGCTGCAGAAGCGATAGCGGTATTAAACATTATGAAAGAGGGGGATGAAATACTTACATCAAGCTCTTTGTATGGTGGAACATTCACACTATTTAAGAATTCTTTGAGTAGATTTGGAATAAAGCCTGTTTTCTTTGATGTTGACGATATGAACAGTCTAAAAAATAAGATAAATAATAAGACAAAAGCGGTTTATGTGGAAACTATCGGGAATCCCGAACTTTCTGTACCTGAATTCGAAGGGATTTCTAAGATAGCTCATGAGAATGGCATCCCATTGATCGTAGATAATACATTCGCTACACCGTACTTGTGCAAACCTTTTGAATTTGGTGCCGATATCGTTGTTCACTCCTTAACCAAATACTTGAATGGACACGGCAATTCAATTGGTGGAATTATCGTTGATAGTGGAAGTTTCGACTGGAACAACGGTAAATTTAGTATGTTAACTGAAGAAGACCCTGCTTTTCATGGGATAAGTTTTTATGAAAAATTTGGAAATGCCGCTTATATCTCGAAAGCTCGTTTCCAATGGTTAAGAGATCTGGGCGCTTCAATAAGTCCTTTCAATTCTTTTTTGACATTACAAGGGATTGAAACATTGAGTTTGAGAATGGAAAGGCATTGTTCTAACGCAATGAAAATTGCGGAATTTCTATCTGAAGATTCAAGGGTGAGTTGGGTAAATTATTCGGGATTGAAAAATCATAAGACTCATGAAAATGCCGTTAAATATCTAAAACATGGTTTTGGTGGTATACTTTCCTTTGGAGTGAAAGGTGGAGTAGAAGCTGGAAAAAGGTTTATTGAAGGGTTAAGAATATTTTCCCACGTTGCTAATGTTGGGGATGTTCGATCGCTTGCCGTTCATCCGGCTAGCACCACTCATGGACAATTGAGTGAAGAAGAACAGTTCGCTTCTGGGGTAAGTCCGGATATGATTAGGCTATCCGTCGGAATAGAAGATATCGATGATTTGATCGAGGATATAGATTCAGCTCTAACTAAAGCAACTAAGAACCATTAA
- the lspA gene encoding signal peptidase II has translation MNWVIPIIIFFDQLTKKLSETFLLENNIKIGFFQLTYIENTGIAFGFFKDLALFHGTLSTLIVIFLFILKEKYKERYKLFTVSFDLGISFIIGGALGNIFDRIRLGYVVDMIYWPNFSIFNVADIFVTFGGVILLYHFFKRSKYGEKNIQG, from the coding sequence ATGAATTGGGTTATACCTATTATTATCTTTTTTGACCAATTAACTAAAAAACTTTCAGAAACTTTTCTCTTAGAAAACAACATTAAAATCGGATTTTTTCAATTGACCTACATTGAAAACACAGGTATCGCCTTCGGATTTTTTAAAGATTTGGCCTTGTTTCATGGAACCCTTTCTACGTTAATAGTCATTTTTCTTTTTATATTAAAAGAAAAATACAAAGAAAGATATAAGCTTTTTACCGTTTCTTTTGACTTGGGTATATCTTTTATTATAGGGGGAGCTTTAGGCAATATCTTTGATAGGATTAGGTTAGGATACGTTGTAGATATGATATATTGGCCAAACTTTTCTATATTCAACGTAGCTGATATATTCGTGACTTTTGGTGGTGTGATTTTATTATACCATTTTTTCAAAAGGAGCAAATATGGAGAAAAGAATATACAAGGTTGA
- a CDS encoding RluA family pseudouridine synthase yields the protein MEKRIYKVEKDDDQKRLDVYIVEKIPIEISRNLVQNAITKGQITVNGTQKKPHYKVKQGDEIQIDFHELVEETKEEEILPENIPLNILYEDAELIVINKPAGLIVHPTPNIKSGTLVNALMYHVRDLDRTMQDSNRLGIVHRLDKETSGVMVVAKTSFSYHLLSKEFKERMTTKYYLAVIEGTLKEKEGEINLPLGRHPVLRHKRAVVYDGREAVTEYKALKEFENHATLVWIRLKTGRTHQIRVHFKYLGNPIIGDSLYGKNKIDKNLQISVNRQMLHALKLGFYHPKTKEWMEFLAPLPEDFKNLLITLTNLDGQNS from the coding sequence ATGGAGAAAAGAATATACAAGGTTGAAAAGGATGATGATCAAAAAAGACTCGACGTATACATTGTCGAAAAAATTCCCATTGAAATTTCTAGAAATCTCGTTCAAAACGCAATAACTAAAGGACAAATTACCGTCAACGGGACTCAAAAGAAACCTCATTACAAAGTTAAACAAGGCGACGAAATTCAAATAGATTTTCATGAATTGGTGGAAGAAACCAAAGAAGAGGAAATCTTACCAGAAAATATACCATTAAATATACTGTATGAAGATGCGGAATTAATCGTTATCAACAAACCAGCTGGATTGATAGTACATCCAACACCAAATATCAAAAGTGGTACTTTGGTTAACGCCCTAATGTACCATGTAAGGGATCTTGACAGGACGATGCAAGATTCAAACAGATTAGGAATCGTTCATAGGTTGGACAAAGAAACCTCTGGGGTGATGGTTGTAGCAAAAACTAGCTTTTCATATCACCTACTTTCAAAAGAGTTTAAAGAAAGAATGACAACGAAATACTATTTAGCTGTAATAGAAGGAACTCTAAAAGAAAAAGAGGGAGAAATAAATCTGCCCTTGGGGAGGCATCCTGTTTTAAGACACAAAAGGGCTGTTGTGTACGATGGAAGAGAGGCGGTAACTGAATACAAGGCGTTAAAAGAATTTGAAAATCATGCCACGTTGGTTTGGATAAGGCTAAAAACGGGAAGAACCCATCAAATAAGGGTGCATTTCAAATACCTTGGTAATCCCATAATTGGAGATTCTTTGTATGGAAAAAATAAAATCGATAAAAATCTTCAAATATCAGTGAATAGGCAAATGCTTCACGCTTTGAAATTAGGCTTTTACCATCCAAAAACTAAAGAATGGATGGAATTTTTGGCCCCTTTACCCGAAGACTTTAAGAATCTATTGATCACTCTAACAAACCTAGATGGACAAAATTCTTGA